The DNA window AGGCACTCATTCAAATCTGCGGGATGGGACTTTGTATCTGTATTTCCATACTGCCGTTTGTTTGTTGGTGCGGGGCTGCTAAAAACCGTTTTTGGGTAGGGACAGTTCTTGTATTTGTGTATGGATTCTTAGGAATCCCATTGGCTGGACACGGATTTCAGGATTATTACCCTATAAGCGCAGGATTGTCGATTATTCAATATTCAGGAGATACAGGAAGTACAACAACCGACTTCCGGCCAGAAATTGTGGGTATTGTGTTATTGTCCACACTATTTCTATCATTGCTAATTTTGATTATCCAAAATAAAAGCAAATAATCCTAAAAATAGAATATTGGGGATAATTAAAAGATTCAAAATATGCTCTTATTTTAAATGCAATCAGCATACCACAAATTGAAAGGGAGGTGTTTACATGGGAAAGTAATGATTTTAACTTTCAAGGATGACGAGGATCAGGTTTTGAATAAAGTATTGACCTTGTTATCTGGTGAACCAAAGTTTATGACTGTTCAACATGATACTGCTCCAGTGTTCACCTTCCCCGGCCTCACAATCCACCCTTATCAGCGTCAGGTGTTCCGGGGAGAAACGGAAATACCACTGACCCATCTGGAATTTAGCGTCCTTCTTTATCTGGCGCAGCAGCCCGGACGGGTGTTCAGCCAGCAGCAGATTTTTGAAGCTGTCTGGAATGAGGACAGTGAAACATGTCAACATTCTGTTGTCAGTATCATTCACCAGCTCCGCAAGAAGGTAGAGCCTGATCCGGCGCAGCCGGTTTATATCCAGACCGTGATTCATACCGGATATAAGTTTGTCGTACCAAAGGAATAAAACACGGGAACCCGCTGACCTTCACCGGCTGCCGGGCTCCTTTTTCTTCCCGCTCGACTTATTCTGTCGAGATTTGACGACTATTCTGACTGCGCTCCTATCGCAGACAAACTTCCCCATGATTTGACAACGATATAATTTCCTTAGATTCCATAAGTAGGAACCCGTTCTGATTGAACGGCAGCTTTGCAGTCCATTTGAACGAATGACAAATTTAGCCGCCGTTTCTTTTTAAGGATAGAATAATATAAAATGAGTAAAACCAGCAGGGCATAAAAACTTATTAACCCTACTGGTTTTATTCAGAATCTTTGTTTTTTGGATTGCTCTGGAGAGCCAGGAGCTGCTCAGCCAGATAGTTCAGTGTGTTTAAAAGAATCTGGCGGCTCTGAGGACTGCAGGACTGGAACTTTCCGATGAAGCGCTGAATCTTCTCGTCTGTATCAGAAATTTCCGGCTCGAACAGAGTATTGGCGGAGATTCCCAGACGTTTGATGAGTGGATACAGAATTTCATAGGAAGGGTTCATTTGTCCTTTTTCAATCATCTGGACTGTTTTGATGGCCACATTGGATTGATCGGCCAGTTCCTGTTGCGTCAGACCGCAAGAAATTCTGGCATTCCGTATGCAGTTGCCCAGATATAGTAACCTGTCTTTAGGCATAATTATTCACCTCACATATATTCTATCTTGCCGATTAAGGTTTTTGCATAACCTTATCGTGCATATTTGATAGGCAATATTATGCCGATATATAAATGAATTTATAGCCTTGGTGAAAAGCCAATTAAAAAAAACGGCTTTTCACAGCAGGGCTTATTTGCGTTTCCCATCTGTGTTCTGCCGTCAGGAGAAACATGGATGGTTTTGTTTTGAAGAAAAGAAAAAGGGTTGGTCTAGGTGATCAGTTAAAAAAATTTTATCTGCAGATGGGCTACCGTACACTCTTCAAAGAGTATTATCATACCTATTTCACTGGTATAAAATTCCATATGGCATAAAGCTAAAAAGCAGCGTCAGGAAGCTCAAAAAACTCCCTGGCGTTATTTTTTGTCGAATTTTGTGGAACTTTCTCCACAAACCTCGAAATCGAGGGCCACCGATCATCAGAGGAAGATTCTGATGAAAGGTTTTGGAGAAGTTGGAGAAAAGTTTTTTAAAAAAATTTTCCGCTTTTTCGATTTTTTGTCAGTTTCCCTCCTGTCCTCGCTGTGAAAGGGAGGATCAGGCGTCTTTTACTACGGCTTTAAGCAGAAGGGAGGTGATCCCTTTTGAAATTGAACCGTCAGGAAAAAGAAATCGTGCGGAGAAAATTTTGTGCTTACTGCATTAAAGTTCTGCATGGTGAGGCACTGAATTATCTTGATGAATTGGAGCGGCAGAGAAAACGGGAAGTGAATTTTTCAGAACTTCTGCAGAAAGACCTAGACGCTCTGTATTGCTGTGATGATTATGATATAGCAGATTATTTCACCGTTATGGGCAGGCAGGTTCCAGTCCGTAATGAATGGATATACAAAGCACTGAAAAAACTTCCCATAAAAAAACGGGAAATTATTCTGATGCTTTATTTCCTGGATATGACGGAGAAAGAAATCGCTGCCTGCCTGAAATTGGTGCAGAGTACCGTGCATTATCACAAAGATGATTCTTTAAGACTTATGAGAAAATTGATGGAGTGAATCTACATATGAAATCTAAGAAGCATAGAGAACCGCCGGAGTTTGAAACCATCCAGGCGGCTATCGAAGGTGACGCCGAAGCAATCAATCAGGTGCTTTCCTATTTTCAGTCATTTATCAAGAGTGAGTGTAAGAGAGAATACAAGGATGATTTTGGGAGAGTTCACTATGTGACGGATGAATATATGAAAAGGCGGATGGAGACAAAGCTGATTACAAAAATTCTGGATTTTAAGATCCGGCTATAAGCTAAGGACAGGAATATTCCCTTTCTATTTCTGATCCTGAACGTACTGTACCTTGAAAACTGAATATTTTATCCTGCAGGACGTAAGGAAACAGTGGAGCCGGGCGGCAGATACGCCAGGATGATTCAGCATCAATTTTCACTTTGCGACATCGTGACGTAAAGTTTAGGTTTATATACAAATAGGGAATTTGAAGATGGATAGGAGCGAAGAAATATCATGCTGCGGGCAGAGTGTGGGAACTTTGTGGCGAGGATACTTCCGGAGAGGCTACTCCGGTCTGAAAAGATGGTGAGATACCAATGAGGCTGTTCCCCCGACAGCCACCTGCAGGATTCTTTTGCAGTGATGAAAGGGGAGAATGAAATGGATACAAAAAAGTTACTGCGATATACAATGCAGTTGGCTATGTTAAAACAGCTTTTAACAAAGAAATTGATTGATGAAAATGAGTATTCTTTGATACAGAAAAGATTGATGAAAGATTATGGTATCGTTTCCAATATTACCGCTTGACGAATCATTTGTGTCAACATATAATAAAATTAACACTATGATAGGGATACAAATTAGGGAGCGGAAAATGGAAATAGAATTGATTAAGGCAAATGACTTTTCCAAAGGTTCTGCCGGAAAACGTGTTGAGCGATTGAGAGTTGCCGCTTATTGTCGTGTGAGTACGGACGATGAGGATCAAACTAAAAGTTATAATTCTATGGTGAGATATTATACGGATCTCATTCAAAATAACAATGAGTGGGTTTTTGCAGGCATTTATGCTGATAAAGCTATTACAGGAACTAAAACGGATAAGAGAAACGAATTTCAAAGGCTGATCCAGGATTGTATGGACGGGAAGATTGATCTAATCATCGCAAAAAGTATCCCACGTTTTGCCAGAAATACGCTGGATACTTTAAAATATGTTCGCATGCTGAAAGAGAGAAATATCGCAATTTATTTTGAAGTAGAAAAAATCAATACCATAAAAGACGGCGAATTTCTTATGACAATTTTAAGTTCTGTGGCGCAGCAGGAGGTTGAAAATACTTCTGCCTATGTGAAAAAAGGATTAAAGATGAAAATGAAACGTGGGGAACTTGTTGGTTTTCAGGGTTGTACTGGATATGATTATGATGTGGCAACAAAATCAATTTCTATTAACGAAGAAGGGGCAGAAGTTGTTCGTTATATATTTGAGCGGTATGTAGCGGGAGCCGGAAGCACTATGATTGCCAGAGAACTAAATGAACAAGGGATAATGACGATTAAAGGAAATCTTTGGGTGCCATCTAGTGTCATGGGAATTATAAATAACGAAAAGTATAAGGGCGACATTTTACAGGGAAAGACATTTACGGCTGATCCGATCTCAAAAAGGCGGTTGCAAAATTTGGGGGAAGAAGATCGGTATTATATACATGATCATCACAAACCGATTATTTCAGAAGAAATGTTTGCCAGAGCGCAGGAAATCAGAAGGCGCAGAAACGTAAACCGCAAGCATGGCGTTACACCTGGAAAAAGAGAAAAATTCAGTCGTCAGTATGCGTTTAGCTGTTTGCTGGAATGTGGATTTTGTGGAGCCAATCTTTCACGCAGACGTTGGCACAGCAATTCAAAGTATAAAAAAACAATATGGCAGTGCGTGAAAGCTACGAAAAAAGGTAAGCGTTTTTGTCCGGATAGTAAAGGAATCCCAGAGCAGGTAATAGAGGAAGCCTTTGTGGAGTCATACCGGATGCTTTGCAGAGACAATAAGGATGTATTGGAAGAATTTTTGAAGCGTACTGAAAAAGCTCTTGGAGAAAATTCTGCAAAGGATCAGTTGAACAAGCTTCAAAAAAAGATTGATAATCTTTCATATAAGAGAAAAAAGCTGTTGGATAATTATTTGAGCGGCATTGTGGAGCAGGATATTTATGAAGAAACAGACGTAAGTCTCAAAACAGATTTAAGTAATACAAAAGCTAAGCTGGAGTATTTCCAACAGCAGGCAGATGAAGAAAGTTCGCTGCAAAGGAGAATTACAGATTTTAAGAAAGCACTGTCTCAAAATGAGGTGCTGGAGGAATTTGACAGAGGTATCTTTGAGAGTATAATTGAAAAGGTAATCGTTGGCGGTTACGATGAAAATGGAGAAAAAGATCCCTATAAAATCACTTTCATATATAAAACAGGATTTACAAACGGAATTGGAAATGCAAAGAAGCGTTTTGGAAAGTCCGTTGGTGTCGGGGACAAAGCGAAAAAAATGTGTTCCGATGTCAGTGACAAGGTGAAGGATGTGTATTCCAATATTAGTGACAACACATGTCGAGACGGTTGTTCTGCTGTCCGCTGTATCTTATTGAAAATTGAATTGCTGAGATCGGGAATTCATTCCAATAAGGAGGAGGTTTTATGGCTATAATTGATGGAAATAAGGCGATTCAAGATATTCTCATTAGGAGCCTTGAATTGGATACATATGAGTATATTATGAATCAGGCATATAAAGCCAATATTGCGCGGGACAATGATTTTCAGAAAAAGTTTAACCATTTTTATAGAATCAGAAGAGGCAGTAAATGGAGAGAAAAATACTACGAAATTTTTGAGAATAACAAAACAAATAAGGATGAGGTGACATTTGAAAATATTCTTTGTAATATTTACGTTTTTACGGATAAAACAGAAGCATCTTTTGCCAGTAAAATGTTAGCCACAATAAATCCAGAAAAGCCGATATGGGATAGCAGGGTACTTTCCTTTTTAAATCTTAAACCAAAAGGAAAAAATGTAAGTGAATTACAGGACTCTATGATAGAGATTTATGCACAAATTGAAGAATGGTATCGTGTATATTTGGCGACAGATGAGGCCAGGGAGAATATTAGCCTTTTTGATAGATTATTTCCACAATATAGTTGGATAAGTGATGTCAAGAAAATCGAGTACTTAATTTGGGGATTAAAAAAGCAGGAGATACTGTAAATAGTTTCCGTATAGCATCGGTTAGAGATAATCGGTGCTTTTTCACGCCCGAATCAATCCGGCCTTTCTGCGTTCTTTTAACGGAGATGAGACATGGTTCCGTTTTTATTAATTTTGGCGCGAAAAGTGTTGGTTTTTTTCGGCAGGGATTTTGCATGGCATTGATTTAGAGATAGAGCATAAAGAAGTTTGCGGGGGATTATCGTCTGGGAGAATTAGATTTATAAAAAATTATTTTTATTAAAACTTTTCTGCAGCTGCCCTTGTCTAAGCTATAGAAATAAAAAAAGAAAGGAATAGAGTATGGAACCACAAAGAATACACAATGAAAGTAAAAAGGGGAAAATCAAAGACTGGATCGCAAAACATTCCGCAGGTGTGGCGCTTGCGGCCGCGCTGATTGCATTAGGCAGGGCGGTGGGAATCGGCAATTTATTTGCGGCGCCGGGATCGTGGAAGGATCTGACGGCAGATACAGGACTTTCGATGATGCTCTCCTCCCATGATTTTATAGCGCTGTTTTTAGCCGTATTGGCGGTCGTGCTGGGCAGAAGGGCAATGAAAAGGCAGGAAGGACCAAAGAAAAAAGGGAGGGGAGGATTTGTGATCGGCATTGTCTGCATTGTCATTTTGGTGACACCCATCGGAGATGCCCTTTCTTTAATGACCAGCACATTTCCAGTGTGGATCAGGACCGCCTATTACGGAATGACCGGACAGGAAGACAAGCTGGAAGAATTAAACCAGATTGCGAACGATGGAGGGAAAACAATACCGTTAAAAGAGGGGGAATATCTGTTGGATGCGCATTTGAATAAAGCAACAAATCCTGCCTCTGGAACAGAGATGAATGTAACGGGAACTCTGACAAACCAGACGGAGCAAGAGTGGGAGTCGGTTACCATTTCTTTGATCGTGGTGGATGCGCAAGGTAATCCAAAGAAAGTCCAGTCCTATGATGAGGTTCCCATATTGGAAGCGGTGATCCCTTCGCTTTCGCCAGGAGAAACAGCAGAATTTGAGACGGAAAACTATCCGGGGATACTGGAATCGGATTATGAAAATCTGACGGATTTTCAGATCGTAGATATCAGTTATTTTGAGCCGGTAGAAAATAATTAGAAAAGGAGAAAAGAAAATGAAACGAAGAAAAATGTTAAAAGGTCTGTTTGTATGTATGATGGTAATGGTTGTTGCGGGAGCTTTATGTGCCTGCGGAGGAAATGAGTGGGTTGGAACATATGGAGGAACTTCTGCAACTGGAAACAAAGTAGAGATCACAGTGAATGAAGATGGAACTGTGGAATATAACGAGAATGGAGATATAGAAGAAGGGACCTGGAACGAAAATGAAAACAGCATCGAGCTTGATTTTGACGGCGCGGTTTCTTCCACCTGTGAGCCGCTGATCGTGACCATGTCCTCTGACGAAAGTACGATCACTGTGGAGTCGGACAGCAGTAATTGGAATGCGGATATTTACCAAAGGCGCTAGGGGAGCAGAAAGGGGTGAAAAAACTGAAGAATATTAATGTGATCCACTGGTTTGTCTGTCTGGTCAGAAAGGATATGGATGAGTATGTGGAAAATAAAGATAAGAAACGCGGTTTGTATCGTTCTCTGAGAAAAAAGTTGAATCTTCTGCGTTTGGGAGAAGAGGATGATTGACGATATATTATATTTTAACTATAATCTTTGTGGGAATTTACAATTTTTACAGGTTTAGAATTTTCCTGTTTCAATAATAGAAGAGAAAAAGGAGGAAGAAACGTGAATTATACAGAGGCAGTTGCCCTCGCAAAAGCGGGGAATGAAAGGGGGTATGGGTTTCTTTATGAAGCCACCTATAAAAGCAAATATTACTTGGCGCTCCAATATATGAAGAATGAAGAAGCGGCGGAGGACGTCCTGCAGGAAGCGTATCTGAGAGCTTTTAGGAAAATAGATACACTGGCGGAGCCGGAAGCATTCCCGGGATGGATGGGGAAGATTGTAGCGAATACGGCAAAGAATATGCTGGCCAAAAAGAATCCAATGCTGTTTTCTGAAATAGGGAGCGAGGATGAGGACGACAATTTTGAATACCGGATTGAAGATGACAGTATTGAAAACCAGCCGGAATTGTCCTATACAAGACAAGAGACACAGGAGTTGGTGCGCCAGATGATCGATTCCCTCTCAGAAGAGCAGAGACTGTGTATCCTGATGTTCCATATTGAAGGCGTGCCCATCAGTGAAATCGCGGCCACTCTGGGGTGTTCAGAAAATACAGTTAAGTCCCGTCTGAATTACGGACGGAAGAATCTGAAGAAGAGAGCAGAAGAACTGCAGAAAAAAGGTTACAAATTGTACAACGTGGCTCCGCTGCCGCTGTTCCTCTATCTGCTTCGGGCACAGGCTGGATATTTGTCCGCGGATGGAACGCTGGCTGCCGCGGGAAGATCAGCGGCTCAGACCGTCTTTCAGTCAATCTCTCAGACAGGAGCGGCTGGAACTGCGGGAGCAGGAGGAGCGGCAGGAGGGCAGATGGCCTCCGGAGCCCAGACAGCAGCAAAAGCAGGAGGAGCGGCCAAAGCCGGCTTGCTGCATACGACCCTGGGAAAAGTGGCGGCAGTGACGGTAGGTGTATGTCTGGCGGGAGGCGCCGCGTTCTATGGCGTTTCTCAGTTTATGGATCGGGACGAAGAACCGGCAGCCGTCCAGGAACAGCAGGAACCGGAAGAACCCCAGGAGCAGCAGGAACTAGAACAAGAGCCAGAAGAAACGCCGGAAGCGGTAAGAGATGAAGAATATCCGGAATTGATCGCTGGAAATCTTACCAAGGAAGAATTGGAATATGTGCTTGCCTATGGCCCCCAGGAGATTCCGGAGCAAGGATTCCAGGAAGATGAGATCGAGCAGATTTTAAACGCCCTTTGCGAGGCTTCCAGTCGGAGCGGAGACATGATCGAAGAATATGGGGTGGATGCAAATTGGCGTCCCCAGTTTTCCGCGGAAGATATAAACCGTATGTTTGCCTCCTTTAGTGATCACCAGTTTACAGAAGAAAATGATGAAGACGGCGTAGAGTACGGTGTCAACATTGATGGAGATGTGCTTACATACGTTCCGGCAACCCTCAACTATATCTGTGAGGCCCAGATTACTTCGGCGGAGTATACAGATGAAGAGATGGACCTGTATTATACCTATGATTACAGAGGGGAGAGCAGACAGGAAAGCACCCAGAAAAAGGCGGTGCTCATGCCGAACGAGGAAGGATTATACCAGATCGTCAGGATCGAGGAAGTGGAATCTGTCGATGGCCAGGGAGGAACAGACACTGGAAATTCCGAGAATCTTCAGTCGGAAGCGGAACTTCCGGTGGGAACTTACAGTTTTGTGGCGCCAGTCGGAGGATTGAGGACCTCTCTTACGATTGAAGCGTCAGGAACCGCTGAGATTATAGAATTTATGTCGGGAACGGGGGAAAGCAATACCACAACTTACCAGATTTCAGTAGAAGGAACAGACCCGGCCAGCGGAATAACGACTTATACTCTTATCCCCGCGGATGGAAGTGACAACAGGATTCTTACCTATGACAGCAATCAGGATATCCTTCACGATGTGAGCGCTGGATTTGACTGGACGCCGGTTGAAAACTAGAAATACAGATATGGTTTTGCTGTTATGACATTGCGGCGGCAGCCGGGAGATCAGATTCCCCCGGCCGCCGCCATATAAGTTTCCGCGGGCAGGAGTTCCCGGCGGCAGTCGTCCAGATACCTTAAGATAGAAGAGACGTCCTCATTGGTGGTCTCCGGATGGAGGAGGCACAGACGGAGAGCCTTTTTCCCGCGCAATTCGGTGGTGAAGATGCCGGCGTATCCACTGGAAAGGATTTTCTGTGCGATTTCCAGATTCAGCCGATCTGTTTCTTCCTCCGTCAGCCCAAAAGGATGGAATCGGAAATTGACTACACACATCTGTGCGGGGGAGAGAAGCTGGACATCCGGATATTTGGAAAGCACCTGCTGGGCATATGCGGCCAGGTCAAAACCGTGGTCGATGGCCTTGCCTATCTGCCTGGATCCCATTACCTGCAGGGTAAGCCAAAGTTTCAGGCCGCGGGCGGGACGAGTGAGCTCCGGCCCCAGATTCCAGGGATTCATAGATTCTTCCTCTGTATCCAGGTCTTTGAGATATTCTGGATGCGAGTGGAAACTGCGGACCATATCTCGTTTGTCTTTGACAAAGACCATGCCGCAGCCATATGTCTGGAACAGCCATTTATGAGCGTCCCAGCTCAGACTGTCGGCAAGCTGGACTCCATCCAGGAGATGACGATGCTTCCGAGACAGAAGGACGGAAGCGCCGAAGGCGCCGTCTATATGCATCCACATCCCATATCTTCGGCAGATAGAAGCAATCTCTGGCAAAGGATCTACGCTTCCGGTATTAGTGGTACCAGCGCTGGCTATGACGGTAAACGGGCGGAGACCTTTGGAGAGGTCTGAGCGGATGGCCTGCTCTAAGGCAGAGGCATCCATTCGGAACGTCATGTCCGTCGGGATCTTTTGGATATGGGACTCTGGGATTCCGATCATGTGCAGTCCTTTTGCTACAGAGCTGTGAGTTTGGTCTGAAACATAGGCGGTCCCCAGAGGCCAGCTTTCTTCCGGCAGGATTTTATCCCTGGCGACAGTAAGGGCTGTCAAGTTGGCCATAGAGCCTCCGGAGACAAAGAGTCCGCCTGCCTGCCGGGGGAATCCTGCCTGTCTGGCAAGCCACTGGAGTAAATTCTGTTCGATGATACAGCCGGAAGGGAAATTAGCGAAACTTCCCGCATGGCGGTTATAGGCAGAGGTCATGATATCTCCAAGCCAGGAGAGGTATGAAGCGCCGCTGGGAACGAATCCTAAGAAACGAGGATGGGCAGAATGGCAGCCAAAAGGGTAGATCTGTTCCGTCATTTCCCAGATGACTTCGTCTGGCTGCCGGCCGTTCTCTGGAATATCCATGTTTCGCAGCCGTTCCAGGAGAGGGGCTCCAGCCGTGGTGATCACTTCTTTTTCCTTCAGATCCTGGCTGAGCAGGAAGAAGTCTTGGATGAATCGCAAGGTGATCTGTTCCAATTCTTTTCTGTTTTCCTTTGTGTTGTTTTTCATATCTGCACCTCACTGAAATTTTTAAAGACGTCTTGATTTTCTTTGCTTATTATAGTAACATTCAGACAGATATTTGTTAAATTCATAGATTTTATATATAGTTGAAAATAATTAATAATTAAAAGATGGAATTTAGAAACATTATTACTTTTTTAAAAGTAGCGGAATTAAAAAATTTTTCTAAAGCAGCGGAAAAGCTGGGGTATTCTCAATCGGCGGTCACAGTCCAGATCCGTCAGCTGGAGAAGGAACTTGGGACCAGACTTTTTGAAAGGCTTGGGAAAGGCGTGGATCTGACAGACAGTGGAAAAGAGTTTGTATTTTACGCCAATGAGCTTTTATATACGGCTGGACAGGCGGCTGAATCTGTAAAGAGAAAAGCGCCGGGAGATAACGGGGAAAAGATGACGGGTGTGCTGAGGATCGGAAGCGCGGAGTCGGTTCTGACATCCCTTCTTCCGGACCTTCTGATGGAATTTCATCATCGTTTCCCGGGGGTGGAGATCAT is part of the Lachnospiraceae bacterium KGMB03038 genome and encodes:
- a CDS encoding response regulator transcription factor; translated protein: MILTFKDDEDQVLNKVLTLLSGEPKFMTVQHDTAPVFTFPGLTIHPYQRQVFRGETEIPLTHLEFSVLLYLAQQPGRVFSQQQIFEAVWNEDSETCQHSVVSIIHQLRKKVEPDPAQPVYIQTVIHTGYKFVVPKE
- a CDS encoding helix-turn-helix transcriptional regulator encodes the protein MPKDRLLYLGNCIRNARISCGLTQQELADQSNVAIKTVQMIEKGQMNPSYEILYPLIKRLGISANTLFEPEISDTDEKIQRFIGKFQSCSPQSRQILLNTLNYLAEQLLALQSNPKNKDSE
- a CDS encoding sigma-70 family RNA polymerase sigma factor, coding for MKLNRQEKEIVRRKFCAYCIKVLHGEALNYLDELERQRKREVNFSELLQKDLDALYCCDDYDIADYFTVMGRQVPVRNEWIYKALKKLPIKKREIILMLYFLDMTEKEIAACLKLVQSTVHYHKDDSLRLMRKLME
- a CDS encoding helix-turn-helix domain-containing protein — protein: MKSKKHREPPEFETIQAAIEGDAEAINQVLSYFQSFIKSECKREYKDDFGRVHYVTDEYMKRRMETKLITKILDFKIRL
- a CDS encoding conjugal transfer protein, which encodes MDTKKLLRYTMQLAMLKQLLTKKLIDENEYSLIQKRLMKDYGIVSNITA
- a CDS encoding recombinase family protein, with protein sequence MEIELIKANDFSKGSAGKRVERLRVAAYCRVSTDDEDQTKSYNSMVRYYTDLIQNNNEWVFAGIYADKAITGTKTDKRNEFQRLIQDCMDGKIDLIIAKSIPRFARNTLDTLKYVRMLKERNIAIYFEVEKINTIKDGEFLMTILSSVAQQEVENTSAYVKKGLKMKMKRGELVGFQGCTGYDYDVATKSISINEEGAEVVRYIFERYVAGAGSTMIARELNEQGIMTIKGNLWVPSSVMGIINNEKYKGDILQGKTFTADPISKRRLQNLGEEDRYYIHDHHKPIISEEMFARAQEIRRRRNVNRKHGVTPGKREKFSRQYAFSCLLECGFCGANLSRRRWHSNSKYKKTIWQCVKATKKGKRFCPDSKGIPEQVIEEAFVESYRMLCRDNKDVLEEFLKRTEKALGENSAKDQLNKLQKKIDNLSYKRKKLLDNYLSGIVEQDIYEETDVSLKTDLSNTKAKLEYFQQQADEESSLQRRITDFKKALSQNEVLEEFDRGIFESIIEKVIVGGYDENGEKDPYKITFIYKTGFTNGIGNAKKRFGKSVGVGDKAKKMCSDVSDKVKDVYSNISDNTCRDGCSAVRCILLKIELLRSGIHSNKEEVLWL
- a CDS encoding RNA polymerase sigma factor; amino-acid sequence: MWEFTIFTGLEFSCFNNRREKGGRNVNYTEAVALAKAGNERGYGFLYEATYKSKYYLALQYMKNEEAAEDVLQEAYLRAFRKIDTLAEPEAFPGWMGKIVANTAKNMLAKKNPMLFSEIGSEDEDDNFEYRIEDDSIENQPELSYTRQETQELVRQMIDSLSEEQRLCILMFHIEGVPISEIAATLGCSENTVKSRLNYGRKNLKKRAEELQKKGYKLYNVAPLPLFLYLLRAQAGYLSADGTLAAAGRSAAQTVFQSISQTGAAGTAGAGGAAGGQMASGAQTAAKAGGAAKAGLLHTTLGKVAAVTVGVCLAGGAAFYGVSQFMDRDEEPAAVQEQQEPEEPQEQQELEQEPEETPEAVRDEEYPELIAGNLTKEELEYVLAYGPQEIPEQGFQEDEIEQILNALCEASSRSGDMIEEYGVDANWRPQFSAEDINRMFASFSDHQFTEENDEDGVEYGVNIDGDVLTYVPATLNYICEAQITSAEYTDEEMDLYYTYDYRGESRQESTQKKAVLMPNEEGLYQIVRIEEVESVDGQGGTDTGNSENLQSEAELPVGTYSFVAPVGGLRTSLTIEASGTAEIIEFMSGTGESNTTTYQISVEGTDPASGITTYTLIPADGSDNRILTYDSNQDILHDVSAGFDWTPVEN
- a CDS encoding aminotransferase class V-fold PLP-dependent enzyme, giving the protein MKNNTKENRKELEQITLRFIQDFFLLSQDLKEKEVITTAGAPLLERLRNMDIPENGRQPDEVIWEMTEQIYPFGCHSAHPRFLGFVPSGASYLSWLGDIMTSAYNRHAGSFANFPSGCIIEQNLLQWLARQAGFPRQAGGLFVSGGSMANLTALTVARDKILPEESWPLGTAYVSDQTHSSVAKGLHMIGIPESHIQKIPTDMTFRMDASALEQAIRSDLSKGLRPFTVIASAGTTNTGSVDPLPEIASICRRYGMWMHIDGAFGASVLLSRKHRHLLDGVQLADSLSWDAHKWLFQTYGCGMVFVKDKRDMVRSFHSHPEYLKDLDTEEESMNPWNLGPELTRPARGLKLWLTLQVMGSRQIGKAIDHGFDLAAYAQQVLSKYPDVQLLSPAQMCVVNFRFHPFGLTEEETDRLNLEIAQKILSSGYAGIFTTELRGKKALRLCLLHPETTNEDVSSILRYLDDCRRELLPAETYMAAAGGI